A portion of the Edaphobacter lichenicola genome contains these proteins:
- the phoU gene encoding phosphate signaling complex protein PhoU — MRVKFHQSLDDLKEKLLVMAGMAEQAIQRSIEAYSTRDLAICELVFRAEPSINRLEREIDQMALDLLAMEQPMAIDLRFILSVIRINADLERVGDQAVNIAVRVREMGAFANIDLPVDIPKLASLSSAMVRKSLQAFIEGDAELANSVLRLDDQVDEMNDAAFYALSSLIKEKPELTPQSLNALIISRNLERVGDHATNIAEDVIFWVRGADVRHNSAIN, encoded by the coding sequence ATGCGCGTCAAATTTCACCAGAGCCTCGACGATCTCAAAGAGAAGCTGCTTGTCATGGCCGGCATGGCCGAACAGGCGATTCAACGTTCTATCGAGGCCTACAGCACTCGCGACCTCGCTATTTGCGAACTCGTCTTTCGCGCCGAGCCCTCCATCAACCGGCTAGAGCGCGAGATCGATCAGATGGCGCTTGATCTCCTCGCCATGGAGCAGCCCATGGCTATCGATCTCCGCTTCATCCTGTCAGTCATCCGCATCAACGCCGATCTAGAGCGCGTTGGAGATCAAGCTGTCAATATTGCGGTTCGTGTTCGCGAGATGGGAGCGTTTGCGAACATCGATCTTCCCGTCGACATTCCCAAACTCGCCTCGCTCTCTTCGGCAATGGTTCGCAAATCCCTTCAGGCATTTATCGAAGGAGACGCAGAACTCGCTAACTCCGTTTTGCGCCTCGACGACCAGGTAGACGAGATGAACGATGCTGCATTTTATGCGCTCAGTTCACTCATCAAAGAGAAGCCCGAATTGACCCCGCAGTCATTGAACGCGCTCATCATCTCGCGCAACCTCGAGCGTGTAGGCGACCATGCCACCAATATCGCCGAAGACGTGATCTTCTGGGTGCGGGGCGCCGACGTCCGTCACAACAGCGCCATAAATTAG
- the pstA gene encoding phosphate ABC transporter permease PstA has product MSTQPLSNRPPMDFQTRSMRMNTARRNATNYFISGLSMLATILVILPLVAILFYLIYKGASSLNLAFFTHIPAPVGETGGGMANSIVGSGIILLLASLMGVPIGIAAGVYLAEFGRGKALATAVRFTADVLNGVPSIVMGIAIYSLIVMQQKHFSALAGGVALAIMMVPTITRTTEEMLATVPHAIREAALGLGVPKWRTAISVSLRTASPGIITGCMLAFARVAGETAPLLFTAFGNQFWSFKLSEPIAALPLQIYVYAISPYDEWHRLAWAGALVLIVLIMVSVTLVRIFANRGVLKGGS; this is encoded by the coding sequence ATGAGCACTCAACCTCTCAGCAATCGGCCACCTATGGACTTTCAGACTCGGTCCATGCGCATGAATACAGCCCGGCGTAATGCGACTAACTACTTCATCAGCGGACTGTCCATGCTCGCGACTATACTCGTCATTCTGCCGCTGGTCGCGATCCTCTTCTACCTCATCTACAAAGGGGCCAGCTCGCTGAACCTCGCCTTCTTTACCCACATCCCGGCACCAGTGGGGGAGACAGGCGGGGGAATGGCAAATTCGATTGTTGGTTCGGGCATCATTCTCCTCCTTGCAAGCCTGATGGGTGTTCCCATCGGTATCGCTGCGGGTGTTTATCTTGCAGAGTTTGGCCGAGGTAAAGCTCTGGCAACGGCTGTCCGCTTTACCGCCGATGTATTGAATGGCGTTCCTTCGATCGTCATGGGTATTGCGATCTACTCTTTGATCGTCATGCAGCAAAAGCATTTTTCTGCGCTCGCCGGTGGCGTCGCACTCGCGATTATGATGGTGCCGACGATCACCCGCACCACGGAAGAGATGCTGGCCACAGTCCCTCACGCGATCCGCGAAGCTGCTCTCGGCCTCGGCGTTCCCAAGTGGCGCACAGCTATTTCGGTGAGCTTGCGTACCGCCTCACCAGGAATCATTACGGGCTGCATGCTGGCGTTTGCCCGTGTCGCCGGAGAGACCGCGCCATTGTTGTTCACAGCATTCGGCAATCAGTTCTGGAGCTTTAAACTGAGCGAGCCAATCGCTGCGTTGCCGCTCCAGATTTACGTTTACGCCATCTCGCCCTATGATGAGTGGCATCGTCTGGCGTGGGCTGGTGCGCTTGTTCTTATCGTTCTAATCATGGTTTCGGTCACGCTCGTTCGGATCTTTGCCAACCGCGGCGTACTCAAGGGAGGAAGCTAG
- the pstB gene encoding phosphate ABC transporter ATP-binding protein PstB codes for MGVGILVEGLNAWYGTTHTLQDINLHIPANHATALIGPSGCGKSTFVRCLNRMHETNPIARATGTVKMGDIDIYNDASPVEIRRRVGMVFQRPNPFPTMSIYDNVVSGLKLNGFRNRRILDETVERSLKQAALWEEVKDDLKKKSGASLSGGQQQRMCIARALAVDPEVLLMDEPASALDPVSTSKIEDLIFQLKSQYTIVIVTHNMQQAARVAENTGFFLNGKMVEFDSTHKIFTNPRDKRTEDYITGRFG; via the coding sequence GTGGGAGTTGGCATTTTAGTTGAGGGTTTGAACGCGTGGTATGGGACGACGCATACGCTGCAGGATATTAATCTACATATCCCGGCTAACCATGCCACTGCGTTGATCGGTCCCTCGGGCTGCGGCAAATCCACCTTCGTTCGCTGTTTGAACCGCATGCATGAAACCAATCCCATTGCCCGTGCCACCGGCACGGTGAAGATGGGCGATATAGACATCTACAACGATGCATCGCCGGTTGAGATTCGTCGCCGGGTCGGTATGGTATTCCAGCGCCCAAATCCTTTTCCGACGATGTCGATCTATGACAATGTCGTGAGTGGACTGAAGCTCAACGGCTTCCGCAACCGCCGTATTCTGGACGAGACCGTCGAGCGTTCGCTGAAGCAGGCTGCGCTGTGGGAAGAGGTCAAAGATGATCTCAAAAAGAAGTCTGGGGCCTCGCTCTCTGGCGGACAACAGCAGCGGATGTGCATCGCGCGTGCACTTGCCGTAGACCCCGAGGTACTTCTCATGGACGAGCCTGCTTCCGCGCTCGATCCCGTCTCTACGTCGAAGATCGAAGACCTTATCTTCCAGTTGAAGTCTCAGTACACCATTGTTATCGTGACGCACAACATGCAGCAGGCCGCTCGTGTCGCCGAAAACACGGGCTTCTTCCTCAATGGCAAGATGGTCGAGTTCGATTCCACGCACAAGATCTTCACCAATCCGCGGGACAAGCGAACGGAAGACTATATCACCGGGAGGTTTGGTTGA